Proteins encoded within one genomic window of Solidesulfovibrio sp.:
- a CDS encoding STAS domain-containing protein: protein MEKLRLSRIGNALMLHYVGEITLEITGDLKRRLDAELEGDAVATVVVDLGDVTFMDSSGIGFLVSANTRMRSAGRSFFLYRLSPPVEKTLGLVQLLQFFQVLPDEASLTAACGD, encoded by the coding sequence GTGGAAAAGCTGAGGCTCTCGCGCATCGGCAATGCGCTCATGCTGCACTACGTCGGGGAAATCACCCTGGAGATCACCGGAGACCTCAAGCGGCGCCTGGACGCCGAACTGGAAGGCGACGCCGTCGCCACCGTGGTCGTCGATCTCGGCGACGTGACCTTCATGGATTCCTCGGGCATCGGGTTCCTCGTTTCGGCCAACACCCGGATGCGCAGCGCCGGGCGTTCCTTTTTCCTGTACCGGCTGAGTCCTCCCGTGGAGAAAACCCTGGGCCTCGTCCAACTGCTCCAGTTCTTCCAGGTCCTCCCCGACGAAGCCTCCCTGACCGCCGCCTGCGGCGACTGA
- a CDS encoding ATP-binding protein, with the protein MEQAAIRKVFRAVSHPGDSRKLAKEVVEYLAREYLADPDTLHDLDIILTEACANVCRHAYGGGPGKLEVRLAVNPGAWVELEVVDWGKGFDAAARFENPGPDSEGGRGLYIMRMLSNHCRVHRRDDENVVFIHKDIGATRWKS; encoded by the coding sequence GTGGAACAGGCGGCGATACGCAAGGTCTTTCGGGCCGTTTCCCACCCCGGCGACAGCCGCAAGCTGGCCAAGGAGGTGGTGGAATACCTGGCGCGCGAGTATCTGGCCGACCCCGACACCCTCCACGACCTTGACATCATCCTGACCGAGGCCTGCGCCAATGTCTGCCGCCACGCCTACGGCGGCGGCCCGGGCAAGCTGGAAGTGCGCCTCGCCGTCAATCCCGGGGCCTGGGTGGAACTGGAAGTCGTGGACTGGGGCAAGGGCTTCGACGCCGCCGCCCGCTTCGAGAACCCCGGCCCGGATTCCGAGGGCGGCCGGGGCCTGTACATCATGCGCATGCTGTCAAACCATTGCCGGGTGCACCGGCGCGACGACGAAAACGTCGTCTTCATCCACAAGGACATAGGGGCGACGCGGTGGAAAAGCTGA
- a CDS encoding TIM barrel protein translates to MTTLLFGVSGLPLGNGQKFHYASGISYLKQFGLDALELLFVRSVNVSDRNSGLIVQRKTEHDFHLSAHGSYYINLNADTPDKQRQSLRRITDGAAALRLVGGRSLVFHPGFYLGKSPAAACDTIRENLRKLPQQGMDYRLETTGKGTQCGTVAELVALCREVPSCKPCIDFAHIHARGNGALRTYADFANILDTLREGLGRGALDDMHIHMGGIAYGPKGEKHHLPLLESDFNYTACLQALRDYAVRGCVICEGPRLEYDAIILKNTYHRL, encoded by the coding sequence GTGACCACGCTTTTGTTCGGTGTCTCCGGCCTGCCGCTGGGCAACGGCCAGAAATTCCATTACGCCAGCGGCATTTCGTATCTGAAGCAGTTCGGCCTCGACGCCCTGGAACTGCTGTTCGTCAGGTCCGTCAACGTCTCGGACCGCAACAGCGGGCTCATCGTCCAACGAAAAACCGAACACGATTTCCATCTGTCGGCCCACGGCTCGTATTACATCAACCTCAACGCCGACACGCCGGACAAGCAGCGACAATCCCTGCGACGCATCACCGACGGCGCCGCCGCCCTGCGCCTCGTCGGCGGGCGAAGCCTGGTCTTCCACCCCGGCTTCTACCTCGGGAAATCACCGGCGGCCGCCTGCGACACCATCAGGGAAAACCTCCGCAAGCTGCCGCAACAGGGCATGGACTATCGCCTGGAAACCACGGGCAAGGGGACGCAGTGCGGCACCGTGGCCGAGCTCGTGGCCTTGTGCCGGGAAGTTCCCTCGTGCAAGCCATGCATCGACTTCGCCCACATCCACGCCCGGGGCAACGGCGCCCTGCGAACCTACGCCGATTTCGCGAACATCCTCGACACCCTGCGCGAAGGCTTGGGCCGGGGCGCCCTGGACGACATGCACATCCACATGGGCGGCATCGCCTACGGCCCCAAGGGCGAAAAACACCACCTGCCGCTTCTGGAGAGCGACTTCAACTACACGGCCTGCCTGCAAGCCCTGCGCGACTACGCCGTCCGGGGCTGCGTCATCTGCGAAGGGCCGCGGCTGGAATACGACGCCATCATCCTGAAGAATACCTACCACAGGCTGTAG
- the dtd gene encoding D-aminoacyl-tRNA deacylase, whose product MKLVLQRVRRASVAVAGQDVAAIGPGILALVGFGRDDGPGFANGPVCRAMLEKTLDLRIFPDAAGKCDVSLREAGGELLLVSQFTLYAACRKGRRPSFAAAAAPDVAGALYEALLATAAGLLPGKVASGRFGADMDVSLVNWGPVTILLDGADFAGRGA is encoded by the coding sequence ATGAAACTTGTGCTTCAACGGGTACGCCGGGCCTCGGTGGCCGTGGCCGGCCAGGATGTGGCCGCCATCGGGCCGGGCATCCTGGCCCTGGTCGGCTTCGGCCGCGACGACGGGCCGGGCTTCGCCAACGGCCCCGTGTGCCGGGCGATGCTCGAAAAGACCCTGGACCTGCGGATTTTCCCGGACGCGGCCGGCAAGTGCGACGTGAGCCTGCGCGAGGCCGGGGGCGAACTGCTGCTGGTCTCCCAGTTCACGCTCTACGCCGCCTGCCGCAAGGGCCGCCGGCCGTCGTTTGCCGCCGCCGCCGCCCCGGACGTCGCCGGGGCGCTGTACGAGGCCCTGCTGGCCACGGCGGCCGGGCTGTTGCCGGGCAAGGTCGCCTCGGGCCGTTTCGGGGCGGATATGGACGTGTCCCTGGTCAACTGGGGGCCGGTGACCATCCTGCTGGACGGGGCCGATTTCGCCGGCCGGGGGGCCTGA
- a CDS encoding response regulator: protein MAGKQTTNEPMRLLVADDEPRILDLFTEILCPAEDVFDGLDGLGGTALAAPETRFDLTCCRQGEEAVAAVAAAIRAHRPYAAAFLDVRMPPGRGGLVAAEEIRAMDPWVQIVVVTAFTDVDPAAIAARVPPADKLLYIQKPFHPQEIRQFATSLCAKWRAERDFTALKNRLETLVSERTAALAGANRKLTREIEERERINALIATAKREWEGTFDSVQDMIVVIDRECTVRRLNLAMAHRLGLPPREVVGRECSFLFDTPQHPGERSAEILAMTDGRYHSRELSIPRLRGEFLVTASPLTQADDAPLATVFVAHDITERKHLEQRLRQSQKMEAIGTLAGGIAHDFNNILGIIMGFAEMIEGDAEPDSTVARRVGHILSACRRARDLVLQILSFSRQTEPGAAALRVGPLVKETLKLLRATVPNSIAIRDVIRPGRDAVLAEPTQIQQIIMNLCTNAAQAMRDTGGVLEVGLEELPQGACPIRGNALAGACLRLWVRDTGPGIPADIRERIFDPFFTTKKPGEGTGMGLSVAHGVVRKYHGDIRVKSEPGAGATFEVFLPLAAEAGEAAAVPDLPPHRGRGRILFVDDEAALAEIGREILESLGYDVRAETDPRRALGLVRADPAAFDLLVTDQNMPGLTGADLAREALAARPDLPVLMLTGFSETMSRENARAIGIRDMLLKPVLRRDLAAAIEAALRGEDAQQ from the coding sequence ATGGCCGGCAAACAGACGACCAACGAGCCCATGCGCCTGCTGGTGGCCGACGACGAACCGCGCATTCTGGATCTGTTCACCGAGATCCTGTGCCCGGCCGAGGATGTCTTCGACGGCCTGGACGGGCTGGGCGGCACGGCCCTGGCCGCGCCCGAGACGCGCTTCGACCTGACCTGCTGCCGGCAGGGCGAGGAGGCCGTGGCCGCCGTGGCCGCCGCCATCCGCGCACACCGGCCCTATGCCGCCGCCTTTCTCGACGTGCGCATGCCGCCCGGGCGCGGCGGCCTGGTCGCGGCCGAAGAGATCCGGGCCATGGACCCCTGGGTGCAGATCGTGGTGGTCACGGCCTTTACCGATGTCGATCCGGCCGCCATCGCCGCCCGCGTGCCCCCGGCCGACAAGCTCCTCTACATCCAAAAACCCTTCCATCCCCAGGAAATCCGCCAGTTCGCCACCTCCCTTTGCGCCAAATGGCGGGCCGAGCGCGATTTCACGGCCCTCAAGAACCGCCTGGAGACCCTCGTCTCCGAGCGCACCGCCGCCCTGGCCGGGGCCAACCGCAAGCTTACCCGGGAAATCGAGGAGCGCGAGCGCATCAATGCGCTCATCGCCACGGCCAAGCGCGAATGGGAGGGCACCTTCGATTCCGTCCAGGACATGATCGTGGTCATCGACCGGGAGTGCACGGTGCGTCGCCTCAACCTGGCCATGGCCCACCGGCTGGGCCTGCCGCCCAGGGAGGTGGTCGGCCGGGAATGCTCGTTCCTGTTCGACACCCCGCAGCATCCCGGCGAGCGTTCGGCCGAGATCCTGGCCATGACCGACGGCCGCTACCATTCCCGGGAATTGTCCATCCCCAGGCTTCGCGGCGAATTCCTGGTCACCGCCTCGCCCCTGACCCAGGCCGACGACGCGCCCCTGGCCACGGTGTTCGTGGCCCACGACATCACCGAGCGCAAACACCTGGAGCAGCGCCTGCGCCAGAGCCAGAAGATGGAGGCCATCGGCACCCTGGCCGGCGGCATCGCCCACGACTTCAACAACATCCTCGGCATCATCATGGGCTTCGCCGAGATGATCGAGGGCGACGCCGAACCCGATTCCACCGTGGCCCGGCGGGTGGGCCACATCCTGTCCGCCTGCCGCCGGGCCAGGGACCTGGTGCTGCAAATCCTGTCGTTTAGCCGCCAGACCGAACCCGGGGCCGCGGCGCTGCGCGTGGGGCCGCTGGTCAAGGAGACCCTCAAGCTCCTGCGGGCCACGGTGCCCAATTCCATCGCCATCCGGGACGTCATCCGCCCCGGCCGCGACGCCGTCCTGGCCGAACCCACGCAGATCCAGCAGATCATCATGAACCTGTGCACCAACGCCGCCCAGGCCATGCGCGACACCGGCGGCGTGCTGGAGGTGGGCCTGGAGGAGCTGCCCCAGGGCGCCTGCCCCATCCGGGGAAACGCCCTGGCCGGCGCTTGCCTGCGGCTTTGGGTGCGCGACACCGGGCCGGGCATCCCCGCCGACATTCGGGAACGCATCTTCGACCCCTTCTTCACCACCAAGAAACCCGGCGAGGGCACGGGCATGGGCCTGTCCGTGGCCCACGGCGTGGTGCGCAAGTACCACGGCGACATCAGGGTCAAAAGCGAGCCCGGCGCCGGCGCGACCTTCGAGGTCTTTCTGCCCCTGGCCGCCGAGGCCGGCGAGGCGGCGGCCGTCCCCGACCTGCCGCCGCACCGGGGGCGGGGCCGTATCCTTTTCGTCGACGACGAGGCGGCCCTGGCCGAGATCGGCCGGGAAATCCTCGAATCCCTGGGCTACGACGTCCGGGCCGAGACCGATCCGCGCCGGGCCCTGGGGCTTGTGCGCGCTGATCCCGCCGCCTTCGACCTGCTCGTCACCGACCAGAACATGCCGGGCCTAACCGGCGCGGACCTGGCCCGGGAGGCGCTTGCCGCCCGGCCGGACCTGCCCGTGCTCATGCTCACGGGCTTTAGCGAAACCATGAGCCGCGAAAACGCCCGGGCCATCGGCATCCGCGACATGCTCCTCAAACCCGTGCTGCGCCGGGACCTGGCCGCCGCCATCGAGGCGGCGCTGCGGGGCGAGGACGCCCAACAATGA
- a CDS encoding tetratricopeptide repeat protein translates to MKGRLRMALAVAGVAVCLAGLAGCGGAKARPAGPVSGRGGAGLAAGDAALSHGEPREAGRLYLEALAAGAPAPLVHTRMGDLYLGLGEYPKAVLAYGEALKSDPKHAPALQGLGFALYLGGSKAEAAANLTKALASDPALPRAAALLGSIEARDGRPEAALAIYDRCLAAAFDADVENNRGIALLLLGRADEAVAAFRKAASAKKSPKIANNLGLALCRLHRYDEAYAVFIGAGSESAALNNIGVCYLEAGNKARAQEYFERAIAANPRFYPVAQENLSRLSAVEEVSLPSPAAQPASPPPPSARTPSAAPPPAALPATATQPMPAAQSQPAIQPAAQPTPGTPAAPKPFTPAPPAAAPPAAKPAPPRKESAKAPAAAPRAPSAAEQLDRSELP, encoded by the coding sequence GTGAAGGGACGTTTGCGCATGGCCTTGGCCGTGGCGGGAGTGGCCGTCTGCCTGGCCGGGCTGGCCGGTTGCGGCGGGGCCAAGGCCAGGCCCGCCGGCCCGGTGTCCGGCCGGGGGGGCGCCGGCCTGGCCGCCGGCGACGCCGCCCTGAGCCACGGCGAGCCCCGCGAGGCCGGCCGGCTGTATCTCGAAGCCCTGGCCGCCGGCGCGCCGGCGCCCCTGGTCCACACCCGCATGGGCGACCTGTACCTCGGCCTTGGCGAGTATCCCAAGGCCGTGTTGGCCTATGGGGAAGCCCTCAAAAGCGATCCGAAACATGCCCCGGCCCTGCAGGGCCTGGGCTTCGCCCTCTACCTCGGCGGTTCCAAGGCCGAGGCCGCCGCCAACTTGACCAAGGCCCTGGCCAGCGACCCGGCCTTGCCCCGGGCGGCGGCGCTGCTGGGCTCCATCGAGGCCCGCGACGGCCGCCCCGAGGCGGCCCTGGCCATTTACGACCGCTGCCTGGCCGCGGCCTTCGACGCGGACGTGGAAAACAACCGGGGCATCGCCTTGCTGCTTCTGGGACGCGCCGACGAGGCCGTGGCCGCCTTCCGCAAGGCCGCCTCCGCCAAGAAATCGCCCAAGATCGCCAACAACCTGGGGCTGGCCCTGTGCCGGCTGCACCGCTACGACGAGGCCTACGCCGTGTTCATCGGCGCGGGCTCGGAGTCGGCGGCCTTAAACAACATCGGCGTGTGCTACCTGGAGGCCGGCAACAAGGCCAGGGCGCAAGAGTATTTCGAACGGGCCATCGCCGCCAATCCGCGCTTTTACCCCGTGGCCCAGGAAAACCTGAGCCGCCTGTCCGCCGTGGAAGAGGTCAGCCTGCCGAGCCCGGCGGCACAGCCGGCGTCGCCGCCACCGCCGTCGGCCCGGACGCCGTCGGCCGCACCGCCGCCGGCCGCCCTGCCGGCGACGGCCACGCAGCCGATGCCTGCCGCCCAGTCGCAGCCGGCCATCCAACCGGCGGCCCAGCCGACGCCGGGAACCCCGGCGGCGCCCAAGCCCTTCACCCCGGCGCCGCCGGCCGCCGCGCCGCCCGCTGCCAAGCCGGCCCCGCCCCGCAAGGAATCGGCCAAGGCGCCGGCCGCCGCGCCCAGGGCGCCTTCGGCGGCGGAACAGCTGGACCGTTCCGAACTGCCCTAA
- a CDS encoding TadE/TadG family type IV pilus assembly protein: MSAHHNPRQNNRQRGAAAVEMAIGMLLLVPLLLLLVEATRAITEYSQLQNASMEGARMLARQNGDTSGVEDFIKNSILTDASGAALLGGAEPTVTIGPRDSDNNVTVQVDHAYSPYFTGGAGGAGSLLSGADSLVISAKTTMALPEN; the protein is encoded by the coding sequence ATGTCCGCACACCACAATCCTCGCCAAAACAACCGGCAACGCGGCGCGGCGGCCGTGGAAATGGCCATCGGGATGCTGCTGCTCGTGCCCCTGCTGCTGCTGCTGGTCGAGGCGACCCGGGCCATCACGGAATACTCGCAGCTGCAAAACGCCTCCATGGAAGGGGCCCGGATGCTGGCGCGGCAAAACGGCGACACAAGCGGCGTGGAGGATTTCATCAAGAATTCCATCCTGACCGACGCCTCGGGCGCCGCCCTGCTCGGCGGCGCCGAGCCCACGGTCACCATCGGCCCGCGCGACAGCGACAACAACGTAACAGTGCAGGTGGACCATGCCTACTCGCCCTATTTCACCGGCGGCGCCGGCGGCGCCGGCTCCTTGCTGTCTGGCGCGGATTCGCTCGTTATTTCGGCCAAGACGACCATGGCCCTGCCCGAGAATTGA
- a CDS encoding pilus assembly protein TadG-related protein, which translates to MILAAALVGVMAAAGVAVDLGRVYMARNKLQNAVDAAALAGSLQLADDPDVQNGTVETAVKDNLALNDPEATDIEVTSGGATRSVCVDAKATVDMTLSKVIGLEETTVAAEACAGYNDIELVMVLDATGSMKGTPIANVKTAATDLVNLIMPSNNAANTRSKIGLVPFQGKVRIDGNDPVSAEVNPDGVGAGCRNADGSLNNGKLKTEYSNTSSKSSIFYGYTISGVSTTQDKTCSGMSPIRALSSDKTTILSNISAINAGAVTSGTLISEGIKWGHKVLSPEAPYTEGSTDKKVRKIMIVLTDGDTEDGRCGGSYASASKTVNTYWTNAYFGLGLKPTSTASPYATLSTATATLAQIPSCVDGGKLNQYVLDEASSAKNDANYPVEIFSIRFGDSDSTDKNIMKQIASSKTGTDDHYYDAPNESEIQDMFKQIGQQLGQRLMTKKEATTGTP; encoded by the coding sequence GTGATCCTGGCGGCGGCGCTTGTCGGGGTCATGGCCGCCGCCGGCGTGGCCGTGGACCTCGGCCGGGTGTACATGGCCCGCAACAAGCTGCAAAACGCCGTGGACGCCGCCGCCCTGGCCGGCAGCCTGCAATTGGCTGACGACCCCGACGTGCAAAACGGCACGGTGGAGACGGCGGTCAAGGACAACCTGGCCTTAAACGACCCCGAGGCCACGGACATCGAGGTGACCTCGGGCGGGGCGACGCGCAGCGTGTGCGTGGACGCCAAGGCCACCGTGGACATGACCCTGTCCAAGGTCATCGGCCTGGAGGAGACCACGGTCGCGGCCGAGGCCTGCGCCGGCTACAACGACATCGAGCTGGTCATGGTCCTCGACGCCACGGGCAGCATGAAGGGCACGCCCATCGCCAACGTCAAGACGGCGGCCACCGACCTGGTCAACCTCATCATGCCGTCGAACAACGCCGCCAACACCCGGTCCAAGATCGGCCTGGTGCCCTTCCAGGGCAAGGTGCGCATCGACGGCAACGACCCGGTTTCGGCCGAGGTCAATCCCGACGGCGTGGGCGCGGGCTGCCGCAACGCCGACGGCAGCCTCAACAACGGCAAGCTCAAGACCGAATACAGCAACACGAGCTCCAAAAGCTCCATCTTCTACGGCTACACCATCAGCGGCGTGAGCACGACCCAGGACAAGACCTGCTCGGGCATGTCGCCCATCCGGGCGCTTTCCTCGGACAAGACCACCATCCTGTCCAACATTTCCGCCATAAACGCCGGCGCCGTCACCTCGGGCACGCTCATCTCCGAGGGCATCAAGTGGGGCCACAAGGTGCTCTCCCCCGAAGCCCCCTACACCGAGGGCAGCACGGACAAGAAGGTGCGCAAGATCATGATCGTGCTCACCGACGGCGACACCGAGGACGGCCGCTGCGGCGGCAGCTACGCCTCGGCCTCGAAAACCGTCAACACCTACTGGACCAACGCCTATTTCGGCCTGGGCCTCAAGCCGACGAGCACCGCCTCGCCCTACGCCACCCTGTCCACGGCCACGGCCACCCTGGCCCAGATCCCCAGTTGCGTGGACGGCGGCAAGCTCAACCAGTACGTGCTCGACGAGGCCAGCTCGGCCAAAAACGACGCCAATTACCCGGTGGAAATCTTCTCCATCCGCTTCGGCGACTCGGATTCCACGGACAAAAACATCATGAAGCAGATCGCCTCGTCCAAGACCGGCACCGACGACCACTACTACGATGCGCCCAACGAATCGGAGATCCAGGACATGTTCAAGCAGATCGGCCAGCAGCTCGGCCAGCGGCTGATGACCAAAAAGGAAGCCACCACCGGCACGCCGTAA
- a CDS encoding TadE/TadG family type IV pilus assembly protein: MSPRQQQRGPRRRPGAREKGVTTVEMALVLPVFFLMLFGIIELANILRLQLQLESAVSEASRYAALVETSTAQAKDSVANLLAAITQNNPEAQTPDFTMTPSTTTSCKETPCDPITVHISYVYHAITPLMEPFFDGLTLSASAKRISEPW, encoded by the coding sequence ATGTCGCCGCGACAACAACAACGCGGCCCGCGACGTCGGCCGGGCGCAAGGGAAAAGGGCGTCACCACCGTGGAAATGGCCCTGGTGCTGCCGGTCTTTTTCCTGATGCTGTTCGGCATCATCGAGCTGGCCAACATCCTGCGCCTCCAGCTCCAGCTGGAAAGCGCCGTGTCCGAGGCCAGCCGCTACGCCGCCCTGGTGGAAACAAGCACGGCGCAGGCCAAGGACTCCGTGGCCAACCTGCTTGCGGCCATCACCCAGAACAACCCCGAGGCCCAGACGCCCGACTTCACCATGACGCCGTCAACGACCACGTCCTGCAAGGAAACGCCCTGCGACCCCATCACGGTACACATCAGCTACGTGTATCATGCCATCACGCCGCTCATGGAGCCTTTCTTCGACGGGCTGACGCTCTCGGCCTCGGCCAAACGGATCTCGGAACCCTGGTAG
- a CDS encoding type II secretion system F family protein, which yields MTILLIALLVSASVGFFAYAVAILRGERRQRREIAGRALAVVNPAGWREERRRGLAGWLSGLAQGVAERFGEAVKPREAKELSKSRAILVHAGFRQPGALEIYWGIKAGAALVGLSLGALAAFSGRVPVQYKMFVVLACVAVAFYLPGWLLDARVKKRQKAIQHGLPDALDLLVVCVEAGMGLDAAIYRVCLELAHKEPILSAELRLLTLELRAGKSRREALKNLSARIGLEDMGSLVAMLIQTDMFGTSIAQTLRVYADSMRTKRFQLAEELAAKLPVKLLFPLIFFIFPTLLLVILGPAAISLIKMFSGMKH from the coding sequence GTGACCATCCTTCTCATTGCCCTGCTCGTGTCCGCCAGCGTCGGCTTTTTCGCCTACGCCGTGGCCATCCTGCGCGGCGAGCGCCGCCAGCGCCGCGAGATCGCCGGCCGCGCCCTGGCCGTGGTCAACCCGGCCGGCTGGCGGGAGGAGCGGCGGCGGGGGCTGGCCGGCTGGCTGTCCGGCCTGGCCCAGGGCGTGGCCGAGCGTTTCGGCGAGGCGGTCAAGCCCCGGGAGGCCAAGGAGCTGTCCAAGTCCCGGGCCATCCTGGTCCACGCCGGCTTCCGCCAGCCCGGCGCCCTGGAGATCTATTGGGGCATCAAGGCGGGCGCGGCCCTGGTGGGCCTGAGCCTCGGCGCCCTGGCCGCCTTTTCCGGGCGGGTGCCGGTCCAGTACAAGATGTTCGTGGTGCTGGCCTGCGTGGCCGTGGCCTTCTACCTGCCGGGCTGGCTTCTCGACGCGCGGGTGAAAAAGCGCCAGAAAGCCATCCAGCACGGCCTGCCCGACGCCCTGGACCTGCTGGTCGTGTGCGTCGAGGCCGGCATGGGCCTGGACGCGGCCATCTACCGCGTCTGCCTGGAACTGGCCCACAAGGAGCCGATTTTAAGCGCCGAGCTGCGGCTTTTGACCCTGGAGCTGCGGGCCGGCAAGTCGCGGCGCGAGGCGCTTAAAAACCTGTCCGCCCGGATCGGCCTGGAGGACATGGGGAGCCTGGTGGCCATGCTGATCCAGACCGACATGTTCGGCACCTCCATCGCCCAGACGCTGCGCGTCTACGCCGACTCCATGCGCACCAAGCGCTTCCAGTTGGCCGAGGAACTGGCGGCCAAGCTGCCGGTCAAGCTCCTCTTTCCGCTCATCTTCTTCATCTTTCCGACGCTGTTGCTCGTCATCCTGGGCCCGGCGGCCATCAGCCTCATCAAGATGTTTAGCGGCATGAAACATTAG
- a CDS encoding type II secretion system F family protein: MPPQPAAPPSILSLALLLALVYLFVAVVFVIRRAMDTSGKELARRIDEVARGRGLATDLSAELVKRHELSGLRWLDLFLSRQAWSRRMDKMLDQADIQAPLGVFVLLSLVFAATGYLAASIYVGSLLVRLAVACLLAALPFQWIARRKAARMKEFERQLPEALELVGRALRAGHTFSSGMGMVVSEFADPIRIEFQKTMEEINFGMGVTVALDNLMDRVDCPDLNFFVVSVKIQNETGGNLAEIVGNIAWLIRERLKLKGRIRVLSAEGRMAAWVLCLLPFFVCGAVQFLNPGYLGLLFTDPLGRVFLYAVGGLMTMGILVIRKMVRIEV; the protein is encoded by the coding sequence ATGCCGCCCCAACCCGCCGCGCCGCCGTCCATCCTGTCCCTGGCCCTGCTGCTGGCCCTGGTCTACCTCTTCGTGGCCGTGGTCTTCGTCATCCGGCGGGCCATGGACACCAGCGGCAAGGAGCTGGCCCGACGCATCGACGAGGTCGCCCGGGGCCGGGGGCTGGCCACGGACCTGTCCGCCGAGCTGGTCAAGCGCCACGAGCTCAGCGGCCTGCGCTGGCTCGACCTCTTCCTTTCGCGCCAGGCCTGGAGCCGGCGCATGGACAAGATGCTCGACCAGGCCGACATCCAGGCCCCCCTGGGCGTGTTTGTCCTTTTATCCCTGGTTTTCGCGGCCACGGGCTACCTGGCCGCCTCGATCTACGTGGGCAGCCTGCTCGTGCGCCTGGCCGTGGCCTGCCTGCTGGCCGCGCTGCCGTTTCAGTGGATCGCCCGGCGCAAGGCCGCCCGCATGAAGGAATTCGAGCGCCAGCTGCCCGAGGCCCTGGAACTCGTGGGCCGGGCGCTGCGCGCCGGCCACACGTTTTCCAGCGGCATGGGCATGGTCGTCAGCGAATTCGCCGACCCCATCCGCATCGAGTTCCAAAAGACCATGGAGGAGATCAACTTCGGCATGGGCGTGACCGTGGCGCTGGACAACCTCATGGACCGCGTGGACTGCCCGGACCTCAACTTCTTCGTGGTCTCGGTCAAGATCCAGAACGAAACCGGCGGCAACCTGGCCGAGATCGTGGGCAACATCGCCTGGCTGATCCGCGAGCGCCTCAAGCTCAAGGGGCGCATCCGGGTGCTGTCGGCCGAGGGGCGCATGGCCGCCTGGGTGCTGTGCCTGCTGCCGTTTTTCGTGTGCGGCGCGGTGCAGTTCCTGAATCCGGGCTACCTGGGCCTGCTGTTCACCGATCCCCTGGGCCGTGTGTTCCTCTACGCGGTGGGGGGGCTTATGACCATGGGCATCCTGGTCATCCGCAAAATGGTGCGCATCGAGGTGTGA